The nucleotide window TCTGAAAACAGATTTGTGATGACAGGCCGCAGTTGCAAAATCTGCACACTATTGGTTAATAATCGGATAGCACCGGGGCGATGATCGCTGTATTTTGGAAATAGTTACCACCAGCAACACCAAATCTAAACGCTATGCCAGAAACCCCTTCGTTCCGGCCTTCGCTGAAATTGCTCGACGCCACCATGATCGTGGCCGGCAGCATGATCGGTTCAGGTATTTTTATTGTGAGTGCAGATATTACCCGTCATACCGGCAGTGCCGGCTGGCTGCTACTTGTATGGCTGATCACCGGATTTATGACCCTTACGGCCGCCCTGAGCTATGGGGAACTGAGCAGCATGTTTCCCCGGGCAGGCGGACAATATGTATACCTCAAGGAAGCCTATAATCCCATGACAGCCTTTTTATATGGCTGGAGTTTTTTTGCAGTGATACAAACCGCCACCATAGCTGCTGTCGGCGTAGCCTTTGCCAAATTCACCGCCTATCTCCTTCCCTTCTTCAGTGAAGAAAATGTGTTACTGGACCTGGGGATTATACATATCACCGCCGCGCAACTGCTTTCCATTGCTGTTATACTGCTACTCACGTATATGAATACACGTGGTATTGAAGGCGGGAAAGTTATCCAGACCACCCTCACGCTCACCAAGCTGGTGAGTCTTTCGGGACTGATAGTATTCGGTCTGATAGCTATGAAACCGGATGTATGGCAGGCCAACTGGCAACAGGCATGGCAACTGCATCCACTCAGTGCAGACAATACGCCGGCATCCTATACCGCCATCGCCTCCCTCGGCGCCATTGCCGCTGCCATGGTAGGATCAGTGTTCAGCAGTGATTCGTGGCATAACGTAGCCTTTGTTGCAGGAGAGATCAGAAACCCCAAACGTAACATCGGCCTGAGTCTGTTCCTGGGCACCGCCATAGTCACCATCATCTATCTGCTTACCAACATCACCTATCTGACCCTGCTGCCCCTCCATGAAATAGCTTACGCTCCCAAAGACCGTGTGGGTGTTGCCGCATCACAGGTCATATTCGGGCAGGCAGGCACTGTCATCATCGCACTCATGATCATGATCTCCACCTTCGGCTGCAACAACGGGCTGATACTAGCCGGAGCCCGCGTATATTATACCATGGCCAATGACGGCCTTTTCTTTAAAAAAGCCGGACAACTCAACAAAGCAGCAGTCCCCTCCTTCGCCCTGTGGATACAATGCATTTTCGCCGGCATCTGGTGCCTCAGCGGCCGCTATGGCGATCTGCTGGACATGATATCTTTTGTAGTAGTCGCCTTTTATATGCTCACCATTGCAGGCATATTTATCCTGCGCATCAAAAGACCAGATGCAGAACGTCCTTACAGGGCATTCGGCTATCCCCTGCTGCCCATACTCTATATTGTGATGGGGCTCTCATTTTGCGGGCTGCTGTTTGTATTTAAACCACGATTTACCTGGCCAGGTCTGCTGATCACGCTTTCGGGCGTACCTATTTATAAATTACTGAAGAAAAGAGAGAGGAGTGGCTTATGAGTGAACAGCGGGCTAACTGATAAAAATGGGGCTGACCAAAAGTAATGGTCAGCCCCAAACTATAGCATACATCTTATCAATCATTCAATCCCTTTCCTTCCAAAATCTGTTCGATACATTTTTCAATTCTCGATTCCCGGGTTTTGGATTGTTTGGGGGCAGAAAAATAAAGCAGAT belongs to Chitinophaga sp. HK235 and includes:
- a CDS encoding APC family permease — encoded protein: MPETPSFRPSLKLLDATMIVAGSMIGSGIFIVSADITRHTGSAGWLLLVWLITGFMTLTAALSYGELSSMFPRAGGQYVYLKEAYNPMTAFLYGWSFFAVIQTATIAAVGVAFAKFTAYLLPFFSEENVLLDLGIIHITAAQLLSIAVILLLTYMNTRGIEGGKVIQTTLTLTKLVSLSGLIVFGLIAMKPDVWQANWQQAWQLHPLSADNTPASYTAIASLGAIAAAMVGSVFSSDSWHNVAFVAGEIRNPKRNIGLSLFLGTAIVTIIYLLTNITYLTLLPLHEIAYAPKDRVGVAASQVIFGQAGTVIIALMIMISTFGCNNGLILAGARVYYTMANDGLFFKKAGQLNKAAVPSFALWIQCIFAGIWCLSGRYGDLLDMISFVVVAFYMLTIAGIFILRIKRPDAERPYRAFGYPLLPILYIVMGLSFCGLLFVFKPRFTWPGLLITLSGVPIYKLLKKRERSGL